A window of the Diabrotica undecimpunctata isolate CICGRU chromosome 1, icDiaUnde3, whole genome shotgun sequence genome harbors these coding sequences:
- the LOC140451478 gene encoding uncharacterized protein, with protein MPNTVDMPITPNQGGLAETVHHTVQTVFSIESYDVSKKFDRWLMRLESAFKVFGIPQGKQSAYLLHYMGPEAYDILCDKLSPQTPDAKSYDEVVNIMKEHYNPEPLEIAEIFRFLQRKQIEGESVKDYLTVLQRLAITCNFGVGLSNTWQINALKKIYNAIDVRGRDI; from the exons ATGCCAAATACTGTAGACATGCCGATTACCCCAAACCAAGGCGGACTAGCTGAGACGGTCCATCATACAGTACAGACCGTATTTTCCATAGAATCGTACGACGTATCAAAGAAATTCGATAGATGGCTGATGAGGTTGGAAAGTGCGTTTAAAGTATTCGGCATCCCACAGGGTAAGCAATCAGCTTACTTATTACATTATATGGGACCAGAGGCGTACGATATATTATGTGATAAGTTATCTCCTCAAACACCAGATGCGAAATCATATGATGAAGTAGTGAATATTATGAAAGAGCATTACAATCCAGAGCCCCTAGAAATAGCAGAAATTTTTCGTTTCCTACAGAGAAAACAAATTGAAGGGGAAAGTGTAAAAGATTACCTAACAGTCCTACAAAGATTGGCAATTACTTGCAACTTTG GTGTGGGTCTGAGCAACACTTGGCAAATAAATGCCCTAAAAAAGATTTACAATGCAATAGATGTAAGAGGAAGGGACATTTGA